From the Nostoc sp. PCC 7107 genome, the window AACTGATCAGGGGACTGAGTATAGTGATAACTATAAATTTAAAAACATCTTGCGATCGCTCTAAAAAATGATGGCGCTTAATAAACTGCCGAATTAAAAAAGTTGCGCCAAAAGGCGTAATTAAATTAACGGCAGGGATAATACTACTGATTACAAGATTATGTTTAAAAAAAATAATATAACTAACAATAAAATCACTGACAAATAAAATAGGCCAAACTCGATAGCCTATTAATAACATTCCTGCGACAAATACACCCAAGGAAGGCCAAAATGCTGATGCACCACCGACAAATGTCATAGATAAACCGATGTATCCCAGTCCGATGTGAACAAGGGGAATAATCAGCGCTGCTAAGATAAATGGGCGATCAAGCTTGACTAGGAATTGCTGCTTTATCGTATTTAGCTGCATTTATAGTCTCCATGCGAATTGCAGAAGGATTGTCACCTTCAACAAATTTTATCTAGCTTATGATTCCCAAATAAGTAGGTCGTTACAAGTAAAGCATTTATTTTTTTTGATCCCAAAGGACTTACGCAAAAGTATGAAGAAACGTAGACGCGCAAGCAGCTTCCCGTACTCCTTCGGAGAACCCGAAGGGTAGGGTACCGCAAAGGACGCATAAACACGAAGAGGCTTCCCAAAGGGTACGACACAAAGTTATAAGAGTTTGAGATTATGGCTGTCAGCACTAAAAATCGGCGGAAAATTGTAATTAATAATCGTAAATTTATCTGGTATGTAAAAGATGACCCAGATTCAAGTGATTTTGTCTTACACGTAATTTCTGAAAATAAAAATTTTATTGTTAATTATCATTTACAACAGCCTAAATCAACATGTTATTTAATTATCCTTGGTAAAGAATTTCCTGGGCTACCAGATGCAGGTAATAAATGGATTCGTGTACTTTGTCCACAATGGGAAATAGATTCGATTATTACTCCATCGTCTGTGCGCCAGTTAATTGAATGGTGTCTTTTTAGTGAACGTGAATTAATCAGAGTTAACTGGCTAGGACAACAAGCAACAACTTAGACTGGTGTAGGTTGGGTGGAGGAACGGAACCCAACATGCTCAAGACTTTGTTGGGTTACGCTATCGCTACACCCAACCTACTATTCTCTGAACTAATCAAAAATCAAAGGTTTTGAACCCACCTTGGTGGGTTTTGTTTTGTTTTGTCTATGTAGCCGCGACTTCTAGTCGCCAAGGCTTAATTTCAAACCTTGAATTGCATAATCTAACAACTCCATTGGGTGCATCACAGCAATATTTTTACCTTGCAATTCTAAATGTTTGGTAATCTGTAAAGCACAACCAGGATTCGGAGAAGCAATTAAATTAGCACCAGTATTTAATAAATTCTGGACTTTTTGCTTACCTAATTCCTCTGCGACTTCTGGTTGCAACAAGTTATAAACCCCAGCACTACCACAACACAAAGCCGCGTCTAAAGGTTCTCGTAAAGTCACGCCGGGAATTTGGCGCAATAATTGACGGGGTTGCAAACTAATTTTCTGCCCATGTAATAAATGACAAGCATCTTGATAAACCAAAGTTAAAGGTTTATCTGTGAGTGGTGATAGTTTAGTGGTTAACCCAACAGTTGCTAAAAATTCTTGCGCGTCTTTAACTTTAGCAGCAAAATTCTCAGCCTTTTCTCGATACTCTGGATCATCCGCTAAAATGTGACCGTATTCTTTTAAAGTATGTCCACAACCAGCAGCATTGATAATGACAAAATCGACATCAGTATCAGCAAAACTATCAATCATTTGTCGTGCTAAAGCTTTGGCTTGTTCTGTTTGTCCTTGGTGTTCGGGAAGTGCAGCACAACAGCCTTGAGATTTAGGAATCACAACTTCACAACCATTAGCTGTTAATACTCGCACTGTCGCCTCATTCACTGGGGAGAAAAACAGCCGTTGCACACATCCTAAAATCATTCCGACTCGATAGCGTTTTGTGCCTTTGGCGGGAATAATATCTGGTAAATTATCTTGAAAAGATTTGGCAGTGATTTGTGGCAGAATTGATTCCATTGCTGCCAACCTTGGAGAGATATTTTTGAGAATGCCAGTTGACTGTAATAACTTAGAAAATCCTAACTTTTGATAAACAAATAACGGTACAAGTAAAATGCGTAAAATATCTGGGTTGGGAAACAAAGAAAATATCAGTTGACGGATAAGTTTATCTGGTAAACTACGGGGATAATTACGTTCAACTTGGTGGCGAGTAGCGGAAATTAGTTTGTCATATTGTACGCCGGAAGGACAAGTGGAAACACAAGCAAGACAACCTAAACAACTATCAAAATGTTCGACTGTGGCTGTATTTAAAGCAATTTCACCTTCATTAATTGCATCCATCAGATAGATACGCCCTCTGGGAGAATCCATCTCTTTACCAATTACTCGATAACTAGGACAAGTTGAAAGACAAAATCCACAATGTACACAAGTATCAATCAATTTTGGGTCAGGTGGATGATTGGCATCAAATCCTTGTAAGTTTTTAATACTAGCAGTGTTGTTAACAGAATTTTCTGAAACTTGCATATTTCCCCTCTCTTTGCGAACTTTGTGGTTAGTTAAATTCCACCCACAAATCGACCCGGACTTAAAATATTTTGACTATCAAACTGTGCTTTAATGCCTCGCATTAAGGGCAAAGCATTACCTGTGTATCCCCAAACATCAATATTTTGCTTGACTGCTACAGGTGCAGTTAAAATAGTTAAGAAGCCTTGATGAGCTTGAGTGCGATCGCGCAATTTCAAAACCTGATTTTTCTCCTCTAATTCTAGCCAGCCTAAACCGCTACTGTTATGAATCAACCCAACTTTCACCTGCTGCAAAATCTCCACAGCCGCACTAGGTAATATTCCTATTTTGCAAGTAATTGCCGAATCTGTGCTACTACTCTTGATTTGTTTTTGCAATCTCTTCCATAGATTAATATCATCAGCATCGGCGTATATTGCCCCATTTAAACCTAACTGTGTGCCGAGTTCTAAAAGTCGGTTTGATTGTTCTTTGACACTTTCACTAATACTTTGAAAACGGGCAATTAATCCTAATCCTTGACCTAAATCTAAGTTAGATACAAGTTGTGCAGATAGTAAATCAGCCTGAGTTGGTGTTAACGCCGAACCTCGTAATGTAGAGGCTGCTTGAGATATAGCTTCGGCTGTACCAGTTAACACCACAGTTCCCGATACTTCTTGCATCGGATACACACGAAAAGTTACTTGACTGATAATTCCTAATGTGCCGTAAGACCCAGTAAATAACTTCATTAAGTCGTAGCCGGCAACGTTTTTGACAACTCGTCCACCAGCTTTAGCCACTTGTCCATCAGCACGGATAAAAGTAATACCTAACAATTGGTCTCGGACACTTCCATAACGTTGTCGCAGAGAACCTGTATCACCAGTAGCCACAATACCACCAATAGTGGCTGCATCGGGTGCAGTCGGCTCAAGGGCGAGAAATTGGCGTGATTTTGCCAAAATTCCTTGGAGATGGGTAAATTTCATCCCAGCTTCCACGGTTATAGTCAAATCACCAACCGCGTGTTCAATGAGTTGGTTAATTCGTTCTGTACTGACTACAACATCAATGTCTTTGGCTAAACCACCCCAATTAAGTTTACTACCACTACCACAGGGCAGAACACGCCACTTATTTTGATAGGCAGTGGCAATTATTTGGGCTAATTGTGCTTGAGTGCGGGGATAGACAATACAATTAGGGGGATTTACAGAAACTGTCGCCTGTTGAATAGGTTTTTGTTGACTGGCTTCTAGATTTTCCCAAAGAACAGTATTTTCTTCGCCAACAATAGATGCAATATCAGTAGCGATCGCTTTCATGAGTTTATTGTCGCATTCTTTGAGTGAGGTACAAGCAGAAATAATTAACCGCTGATGTAGACGTGTAAGCGACTTGCCGCAGGCTACGCGGATGAAGCTGCGTTTAACTATCAGGACTTACGCACAGGCTACGGAAAATCGAACCACAGAGACGCAGAGGTCACGGAGAAATGAGAGTTTGAGAGGTGTTTTGCGTAAGTCCTAACTATTTTAAAGCAAAACCTCTGCGTACCTTGGCGTAAACTTCCGCGCACTTTTGTGTTAAAAATCTTAATTTTTTATTACTTTGAATTCCAGTACTCTACTCTTACCAGGATTCATTAACATATATGGGTCGACCATTTCTTTAAATTTCAACTGTTCAGGGTCAATTACTTTTCTGCCGCCGTCTTCAATAATACAGGTATGAGGATTAGCGATAAACACACCTTTCGCTTCGTGGTAGCGAATAATCTCATTCAGGCGTGTTTCGGTGGTGTAACGCACAAGTTGTAAAGCCGCAGGTATAACTCGGCCATTGACGCGAATAAATTCTAAGTGCATCATCACTTCCTCACCGAAATAATCATACAACTCTTCTACTAGTTCTAAACCTTTGTCGGCGGGGAAGATAGATTGTAAGTAAGTAATAGAAGTATCGGCACTCCGGGCGTGTAAGGTGGTGTGATTCCAGGTAAATTCAGCCAAATTTAAGCCTTTACCTGCTTCTTGGGCTGGTTTTTGATAAGTAATTTGACCGCCGTATTGCTCTACTAAACCAGGTAATAATTCTAAACTGGTTTCGGCAACCATTAATAATGCTGTATGAGTACCATCAGGAATATATTGATGTAGGGGGCTAAAATATTGCGGGATAGGTGAGGCAAAGATAGAGATGATTTTTTTGATCATCCCATCGGCGTTACCGAGAGACTGACCAAACTTAGCGGCTGTTATGAAGTCGTCAAAGGTGACAATAACTTCCGCCCAAGGATAAGCAGGTGCTAGAGGAATTTCAACTTCAGTAATAATGCCGTTAATTCCCCAAGCGTGGTTAACTTTCTGCACATCGTCACCACGCAGTTCGATTACACGGGGTTCATCTTCTAAAGTTACCACGCGCAAGGCCAAAATATTGCCGCGATCGCCCAGTAACCCATACTGTATCGACCCAATACCACCACTCCCACCAGCGATAAACCCGCCAATAGTTGCTGTGCGATAGGTTGAGGGTGCCATTCGTATTTCCCAGCCACTTCCCTTTGCTTTTTTATCTAAGGCGGCTAATTTCACCCCAGCTTGTACCCGCGCTACCCCTGGTTTTACCCAGAGAATTTCCTGCATCTTGGTCATGTCTAAAATTACGCCACCGTGCATCGGTACGCACTGCCCATAATTTCCAGTTCCCGCACCACGTACAGTTATTGGTATACGTAACTTTGCACAGGTAGCCGCTACTTTTATCACTTCCGCTTCATTTGCCGGACGCACAACAATATCTCCGACTTTGCCTGCTAACTTGGGTATAAGGACAGGGCTAAAGGTGTGGTAGTCCTGAGATAATTTAGCTACTTGGTGGGGGTCGGTGATGGTTTCTATATCTGTAAAAGCAGTGTGGAGGTTATCTAAATCGATAGTTGCCATAGTTTTTTGTTTAACGCAGAGGGGCGCTAAGGTTTACGCGGAGGTACGCTGAGAATTTTTTTGCGTTACTCTGCGTTTTATTAGTTTTCATGCCATTTACTTAAATATAAGGCTAAATTTCGGTCTGCTGGCGATATACCTCAGTTGTCGCGTAGGGTTTTGAGGTGATGTAACCTTGTTGTGCAGAAGTTTCGTCTGCTAAGAAGGGGGCGGAATTAAAGTTGTAGGGGCGTTTTTGGTCGTCGGTAAAACCATACTTAATTTTGAGAATTGGCCAATAGGTGATATTTCCTGCTGAGATGTAAATTGGTTTGCCTTTGAGGTCGGCAAGAGTTTTAGTTGCTGTGTTGGGATGGGAGATCAGACATTGCGGGTCTTTTTGAAAGATGTCCGCAACGGTAATTTTGGGGATTTGTTGGGCAATGGCTTTAATGGCATTGATGCCATATCCCATAAAGAAATCAACTGCACCCCCTACTAACAACTGAGTGCCGCTAGGTACTTGCGGGCCGCCCATTTTAATGGTGACATCTAGACCGTGCTTTTGATCAATACCTGTGGCGATCGCTTGATAAAATCCGCCGTGTTCTGCTTGTGCATACCAGTTTGTACCAAAGCTGACTTTATCTAACTGTGAACTAGAATTTGCTGGTTGGTTACTGTTGGTGCAAGCAGCAAGCAAGCTGCTAGTTATCCAAATGGAACCATACTGAATCAACTGACGGCGACTAAAGCGATGAATCACTGTTGTTGAGGGTGGTAACGGATTCAGAAAACAAAAGAATGCAATCAGACAGATGTTTTAACTGAGCCTGAGTGTACATTCTAAAATCAATTTTTGATTTACTAAAGAATAGGGTTGGATTGTTAAAGCACGTTTAAAGGCTTTAATAGCATCCAGATACTGACCAATGGCGGCATAACATAAGCCCATACCATGTAATGCACCAAAATGCACTGGATTAATTTGGATAACCATCTGACAGTCCGCCAGAGATTCTTTATATTTACCAACGCTGTAGTACAGAAAAGCTCGACGATTCCAGGCTTCGGCAAAGTCAGGCTGTTCTTGAATCAGTTGGGTTAACAGTGACTCAGATTCAGTAGTTTTACCAGCATCCAGTAATTTTTGACTTTGGTCGATTTTTTCCAGACCATGAATTCCCTTTTGCTGAAACCAGATCCGCCACAATTTCTTAGTTGCTTTTTCCCGGACAGAAGCATTAGGGTTCTTCAAATCTTCAAGTAAGGAATTAATAGATAAAGAATCCATGAATTTGAGAGATTTAGAGATTAGTGTTTTTACCTTATTAATAACTTTCGCACAAAATTATCTCCTCAGTGATATTTAATGTCATCTTTAAACTTATTCCACACTAGTATGAATAAACAGCAAATTTTGTGTTAGTAATTGTATTAACCAATACTGACAAATACGAAACTCTACATAACAGAGTTGTAAACAATTAGTCATTAAAAAACCGCAGATTAAAAACAAAAAACTTACTAAAGATAGTTGACAACTACTGAGTGACTAATAATTCATAAAAACAGTACATAAATTTATGAATAATGGTTCTTGAATCGGATAGGATATGGATTTTTCTCTGAAATCAAGCAAAAATCCTAAATTTAGGATTTTCAAGCCCTCATTTGACTGTGGGGCAAATCTAAAATCTAAAATCTAAAATCTAAAATTGTATGGCTATGCCAAAGACAAACAGACCATCGCGCTGATTTAAGCAATACTTCCTCGATTGAGCAAATCTCCCATCCAAGTTGGGCTGACCCTGATAAAATTGTTTCACTTGATCCCTTTGGGGCGATGGCAGCAGAATTTTTCTCTATTTATTTACAACAGGGTTACGATATCCACCCGACAATTGCCATTACTAAAGCGCATATCAATATGCCCAAAAAGAATCGACATTAGAGATAATTTCAGAACATAGTTTAATATAAAACTTAACAGTTGTTATCTGTTGCTAACGGCATAAGAATAATTCTATCTTGACCTAGGTTGAATATCCCGTCTATAAATAGTTGATTGTTTTAGACAAGATAGCACCCATTATAAAATCCTTTATCATCTACTATAGCTGAGATAAGTGCGCTGATTCTGGACAAACACATTATTTCTATAAATAACAAGTTTTCTCCTCTTCCTTTTTATCTCTACAATCAATATTTCACTTGATATGGCTTGTTTTTAAGTGATAATAGCTAAGTTATGATTAAACTATAAGTTTTTAATTATTTAAAATGGATAAATATTTTAGCAAAATTAAATACAAAAAAATATATTTTAATCTAATATTGATTGTTTACATAGAATGATATATATAATATGAATAGATATTATGTGAATCAATCATAATTTTATTGAAACCATACTCAACTAATCAAACCACTAGAGCATAAATACTGACGAAAATAATGTCATACCCAACTATTGGACAACTTGAGAGAGAAATTGCACAGCGTATCAGTGCTTTGTATTATGAACAACTAGGGCAGCGTCCTAGCCAAGTTGTATGTCATTTTTTTGATACAGAATTGGTGATTTCTTTAGAAAAATCGGCTTCTCCTGTTGAGGTGACACTAATATCTGGTGGGTATGAGAATTTAGCAGAACAAGTCCGCTTATTTTTAGACAAAATTATTAAACCACAGATGCAAAATTTGATTGAAGAAATTATTGGCAAGCCAATACTTGACTTGATGACAAATACAAATTTAGCTACAGGAAGGACTGGGATAATTGTAGTTTTACGACAGTTACCAGAAGTGCGGAATCCTGAATCTATTCCTAAAGCAAACTGGAAGAATTTAACTGAGTGAGATGACAAGATAATAGCAACTCTAATTTCTTCAAATTATATGGTTTTGTGAGATAGCCATTAATACCCGTTAAAAATAAGCGCTCGGAATTTTGTTCTAGATACCAAGGGATAGCTGCAATGACGGGAATTTTGGCAGTTTTTTTCTCGCGCTTGAGGTAATCAATCACTTGACCGCCACTAATATCAGAAATCATCATATCTAAGATGATTAAATCAGGTTGATGTGTTTGTGCAACTATCAAAGCCTTGATGCCTTGTTTGGCACAAATGCAAGAATAATGTAATGTTTTGAGGTGAAAGTTTAGCAGTTCTAAATTATGTATATTTTCTTCTACAACTAATATCAGTGGCTGTCCATTCATAAACAACAAGTCACCTTTAAATTAAAGACTACCTACCCGATTTCTACATTTTCAATCGAAAAACGACCTCGCTTTTAGCGAGGTAGCATTCTCTGGTAAATAATATTTGAACGGTTTACGAGGTTATCTTCACGCGGCTATTATGCGGCTGGAGATGAACTAGCTCGTACATGACTCACTAGGTTGATTGTCTATGCTGAAGTTAAGGGTAGACAATGACAAGCTAATGGCACTATCAAGCAAACATCATGATTAAAAGTGTACATTTTCGCAAGGGTTATGTGCAACTGTAGAAAGTATCAAATTTTCTAACCACTGTTATAGGATGTATTCTCATCCGCGATTTTCGGGAAAATAATTAACGCCCAATGCCTTTGGGGGTAAAGCTTTACCAGCTAATCCTAGTAATGCGAACAAAGCGATCGCATAAGGTAACATAACTAGAAACTGGTAAGGAATGTTAACACCCAAAGCCTGGATACGCAACTGTAAAGCTTCTGTCGCGCCAAACAATAAACAAGCTAAAGTACTACCTATAGGATGCCATCTACCAAAAATTAAAGCAGCGATCGCAATAAATCCTCTACCTGAACTCATCCCTTCGCTGAAAAATCGAATTTGCACCAAAACTAGATACGCGCCACCTAAACTTGCTAAACAGCCACTCAGCACTACCGCACAGTAGCGCACCATAACTATGGATATCCCAGCCGTCACCGCCGCCTGGGGATGTTCCCCCACCGCCCGCAAAGTTAAGCCAAAGCTGGTATGAAATAAAATGTATACACTAACAGCAATTAAAATTAGCAGTAAATAGACAAGAATATCTTGCTGAAACAACAGCACTCCCAACACGGGGATATTTGCCAAACCAGGAATGATCAAAGGCTCAATTCCTGGTAATCTTTGGGTGTTAGCACCGTTAAACACCAACCGTGCGAAAAACGCAGTTAACCCAGCAGCTACCAAATTAATTGCTAACCCCGATACTAACTGGTCAACGTGTAAAGTCACGCATAAAAAAGCGTGGAGTAAACCCACTAAACCCCCAGTTATTAAGGCGGCGAGGATACCAACCCAGACATTCCCGGTATAGAAGGTAGCTACTGCACTACTAAAAGCACCAGTCAGCAACATTCCTTCTAAGGCAATATTTAATACTCCCGACCTTTCAGAATATAATCCGCCCAAGGATGCAAAAGCTAGGGGGACACCAAGGTGTAAACTAGCGACGAGATAATCAGAGAAGAAGTTGAGGTTATTCATCGGATTTTTTAACGCAGAGTATCGCTAAGGTAAACGCGGAGGAACACGGAGAAGTTTCTGCGAGACTGTGCGTTAAGTCTCTGCGTCACTCTGCGGTTTAATTCTTATCTGTTTTTCAAAGGCGAGACTGACAGCAATAAATAATATAGTCAAACCTTGAATAGCATAAACTACAGTAACTGGGACACCGGCGCTACGTTGCATGACGTTTGCACCACTACGCAAGGCGGCGAAAAATAATGAAGTTAGGACTACACCGCCAATATTACCGCGACTTAAGAAAGCGATCGCAATAGCATCAAAGCCATAACCAGGAGAAACTTGTTCAAATAAACGATATTTCAACCCCGTCACTTCACTAGCACCCGCTAACCCAGCGAAACCACCAGCTAACGCCATGACTAACATAATGGTGCGTTCTACCGACATTCCGGCATAACGGGCAGCAACTGGGTTTAATCCGACGGCGGTAATTTGGTATCCTAGAGGCGATATCTCTAACAAAACCCATAATATAATTGCTGCCATTAACGCTAAGATAATTCCTACATGGGCAAGACTCCCCGGTAAAATAATTGGTAACTGGGCAGACTTGGCAATTAAAGGTGAATAAGGACTAGGTGCGGCTGGTGCTTTTAAAGGATTTTGTACCAAATAGCTAACCAAATTCACCGCAACATAATTCAGCAGCAAAGTTGTAATAACTTCATTCACTCCCCGTACAGCTTTCAAATAACCTGGTATCCATCCCCAAACCGCACCAAAAATAAATCCCGCGAACAAAGTTAAGGGAATATGAATAATTGCTGGTAAGCCTTGCACATATAACCCAATTAAAGCACTTCCCAACGCACCCAGATAAATTTGTCCTTCGCCACCGATATTAAATTGACCAGCCTTTAACGCAACTAAGACACCTAAACTAGTGAATAATAGGGGTGTCATTTTGGTAAGGGTGTTACCAAAACCAAAGTAATTGGCAAGTGACTCTTGAAATAAGGCTGTGTATGCAGTGATAGGG encodes:
- a CDS encoding (Fe-S)-binding protein — encoded protein: MQVSENSVNNTASIKNLQGFDANHPPDPKLIDTCVHCGFCLSTCPSYRVIGKEMDSPRGRIYLMDAINEGEIALNTATVEHFDSCLGCLACVSTCPSGVQYDKLISATRHQVERNYPRSLPDKLIRQLIFSLFPNPDILRILLVPLFVYQKLGFSKLLQSTGILKNISPRLAAMESILPQITAKSFQDNLPDIIPAKGTKRYRVGMILGCVQRLFFSPVNEATVRVLTANGCEVVIPKSQGCCAALPEHQGQTEQAKALARQMIDSFADTDVDFVIINAAGCGHTLKEYGHILADDPEYREKAENFAAKVKDAQEFLATVGLTTKLSPLTDKPLTLVYQDACHLLHGQKISLQPRQLLRQIPGVTLREPLDAALCCGSAGVYNLLQPEVAEELGKQKVQNLLNTGANLIASPNPGCALQITKHLELQGKNIAVMHPMELLDYAIQGLKLSLGD
- a CDS encoding FAD-binding oxidoreductase; this encodes MKAIATDIASIVGEENTVLWENLEASQQKPIQQATVSVNPPNCIVYPRTQAQLAQIIATAYQNKWRVLPCGSGSKLNWGGLAKDIDVVVSTERINQLIEHAVGDLTITVEAGMKFTHLQGILAKSRQFLALEPTAPDAATIGGIVATGDTGSLRQRYGSVRDQLLGITFIRADGQVAKAGGRVVKNVAGYDLMKLFTGSYGTLGIISQVTFRVYPMQEVSGTVVLTGTAEAISQAASTLRGSALTPTQADLLSAQLVSNLDLGQGLGLIARFQSISESVKEQSNRLLELGTQLGLNGAIYADADDINLWKRLQKQIKSSSTDSAITCKIGILPSAAVEILQQVKVGLIHNSSGLGWLELEEKNQVLKLRDRTQAHQGFLTILTAPVAVKQNIDVWGYTGNALPLMRGIKAQFDSQNILSPGRFVGGI
- a CDS encoding FAD-binding oxidoreductase yields the protein MATIDLDNLHTAFTDIETITDPHQVAKLSQDYHTFSPVLIPKLAGKVGDIVVRPANEAEVIKVAATCAKLRIPITVRGAGTGNYGQCVPMHGGVILDMTKMQEILWVKPGVARVQAGVKLAALDKKAKGSGWEIRMAPSTYRTATIGGFIAGGSGGIGSIQYGLLGDRGNILALRVVTLEDEPRVIELRGDDVQKVNHAWGINGIITEVEIPLAPAYPWAEVIVTFDDFITAAKFGQSLGNADGMIKKIISIFASPIPQYFSPLHQYIPDGTHTALLMVAETSLELLPGLVEQYGGQITYQKPAQEAGKGLNLAEFTWNHTTLHARSADTSITYLQSIFPADKGLELVEELYDYFGEEVMMHLEFIRVNGRVIPAALQLVRYTTETRLNEIIRYHEAKGVFIANPHTCIIEDGGRKVIDPEQLKFKEMVDPYMLMNPGKSRVLEFKVIKN
- a CDS encoding ABC transporter substrate-binding protein gives rise to the protein MIHRFSRRQLIQYGSIWITSSLLAACTNSNQPANSSSQLDKVSFGTNWYAQAEHGGFYQAIATGIDQKHGLDVTIKMGGPQVPSGTQLLVGGAVDFFMGYGINAIKAIAQQIPKITVADIFQKDPQCLISHPNTATKTLADLKGKPIYISAGNITYWPILKIKYGFTDDQKRPYNFNSAPFLADETSAQQGYITSKPYATTEVYRQQTEI
- a CDS encoding tetratricopeptide repeat protein yields the protein MDSLSINSLLEDLKNPNASVREKATKKLWRIWFQQKGIHGLEKIDQSQKLLDAGKTTESESLLTQLIQEQPDFAEAWNRRAFLYYSVGKYKESLADCQMVIQINPVHFGALHGMGLCYAAIGQYLDAIKAFKRALTIQPYSLVNQKLILECTLRLS
- a CDS encoding DUF2294 domain-containing protein → MSYPTIGQLEREIAQRISALYYEQLGQRPSQVVCHFFDTELVISLEKSASPVEVTLISGGYENLAEQVRLFLDKIIKPQMQNLIEEIIGKPILDLMTNTNLATGRTGIIVVLRQLPEVRNPESIPKANWKNLTE
- a CDS encoding PleD family two-component system response regulator; the encoded protein is MNGQPLILVVEENIHNLELLNFHLKTLHYSCICAKQGIKALIVAQTHQPDLIILDMMISDISGGQVIDYLKREKKTAKIPVIAAIPWYLEQNSERLFLTGINGYLTKPYNLKKLELLLSCHLTQLNSSSLL
- a CDS encoding ABC transporter permease; this encodes MNNLNFFSDYLVASLHLGVPLAFASLGGLYSERSGVLNIALEGMLLTGAFSSAVATFYTGNVWVGILAALITGGLVGLLHAFLCVTLHVDQLVSGLAINLVAAGLTAFFARLVFNGANTQRLPGIEPLIIPGLANIPVLGVLLFQQDILVYLLLILIAVSVYILFHTSFGLTLRAVGEHPQAAVTAGISIVMVRYCAVVLSGCLASLGGAYLVLVQIRFFSEGMSSGRGFIAIAALIFGRWHPIGSTLACLLFGATEALQLRIQALGVNIPYQFLVMLPYAIALFALLGLAGKALPPKALGVNYFPENRG
- a CDS encoding ABC transporter permease, whose protein sequence is MTLINRIHPALLPILSPLIAIASALIVGAILIIFAGANPITAYTALFQESLANYFGFGNTLTKMTPLLFTSLGVLVALKAGQFNIGGEGQIYLGALGSALIGLYVQGLPAIIHIPLTLFAGFIFGAVWGWIPGYLKAVRGVNEVITTLLLNYVAVNLVSYLVQNPLKAPAAPSPYSPLIAKSAQLPIILPGSLAHVGIILALMAAIILWVLLEISPLGYQITAVGLNPVAARYAGMSVERTIMLVMALAGGFAGLAGASEVTGLKYRLFEQVSPGYGFDAIAIAFLSRGNIGGVVLTSLFFAALRSGANVMQRSAGVPVTVVYAIQGLTILFIAVSLAFEKQIRIKPQSDAET